The Sesamum indicum cultivar Zhongzhi No. 13 linkage group LG6, S_indicum_v1.0, whole genome shotgun sequence genomic interval atcccatttcctcttctctcttttgtCTCTCACGTACCgtcttctctcttctttcttttccttttcttgtttttctctctcgtttctcaattttatactcaaaattaattatatattataattattaatcaatatcatacattttattttaaataataataaaatataatatttttatttatacatttaatctttatacaaaaataagcttaatcagcaatttagtaaattctaatattttttaatatgacatataaattttatgttatatttagtATCTACTTGTAATCTCTTATGCCTAGTGcttacaaaatttcaattgcatGGTATGGAGTATTAATTACCTAGTACTAATTTTTGAAGATTGATCACGGatatctttaattttcattttctttcttgataatatatttaatatgtccATAATCTAAATTTTGTTTGCTACAtacaaatacttattttagttcttgatttttgttagttttaatattttatttttgttataagtaTTCAAACCGTCTGAAATTACACCTTTGACTCTGGCTTTAAAAGTGgcaacttaaaaaattattttgtaaaaccgCCAAGAGCAATGCAATTTAAAATAGCTACGAAAGAATCGAAACTGCACCGTGAGTACCCCTACTTGGAACACACATCACATTGTCCCCCCTAAGGAAGAGTAGTCCCGCAGTCTATTGCACAGAGTAGGTGAACATCCCAATCACTCCTGGGAACTCCTTGACTCCGAATCACTAGGGATCTCCTTGGCTCGAGTCTTTCCTTTCCGCTTAAGTTTTTGGATTTTCGCGTGCTCTGCATTCTGATACGTAGCCCTTGCGTTCTTTAATCCAAAGGGCATAGCGACGTAACGAAAGATTCATCATAAAAGTGATAAAACTGActcttttgtgatttttggGTGCTAACATAATTTGATGATACCCTAAACCCCGTATTAATATatccttttaataatttaattagtttattttattaattttaattaaaattatataaaatacataaattatttttaatttttattttagtaatacttagttataaataaaaataaaggattactaattttttaattttaataattttaaataacttatacaaggtgataattttttaatttaaacttataatctattctatttttatttatatattaattgaatagtttaatattttaattattaaaagggtGCAATTTAATATagagatttaataaaaaaattaataaaataattcaaatataaattaaaattgatatgaataataaaaaaatatatgtggtCATATTACTcatcttcataaatattattttgatatttcttttatcttttgataattacaaaaacacccTAAGGGCATTtctgtttttaaaaaattatttcaaaggtTAACCTAGTCAACAGGggcatttttggattttaaagGCTGCTAGAGgtggttttgtaatttttcaaaaggtaGTGATAATctattatattacttataaatttatgtcgaaatttagtgattcctatgaatcaatctaataataataataataatagttatgaTTGAacgattttaattatttttattattattttgttttatatatatataatgagatcaaaacgTTTAATCaaaaattacgatattttaaaattagagtacccgattcataccaaatttaaatatataaaggcTGTGtctattagatcatatcaaaCTGTATGATTTAAAATGACATGGCTTGATTCAGCAATGCActgtcttgaatgattactcttatattCCTAGTAAGATATTTTGACATctgtatatccaataagtctaaaactttaccaaatgtatttttctgtaaatttgatcatatctaacagtttgatctgaattttttatggcccgattaacccatgttgttcaacaatgtaagatgataattgcatcaatgtaatactaatatttataatgtaaatttaatgtggattgtgaatatatattaatctcaactataaatatttttatgtatttcaattgcattattccaaataatggatacttttctataattttaaattggtcagtatgaattttttttggtatattttactaatcaatactttatatttataacaataaattaaaatttcatactatattttgttatttttataacatagtatacattatgcaatctattttattacttataaatttatgtaaaaatttgataattctaataatttaatctaataataataataataaaatcagcTCTAGCTCGTCTCAGCTAGAGCTAAatagctcgagctcgagctaaATGAGGACAAAAGTGTGTTTGTAATTTCCTAAATTGATAGTGAAGCGAGGggtgtgtttgtaattttgttaataagaAAGGAGAATgtgtatattttcataataagaTGGGAGGTGaagctaaatatataatgagtccatattaaaaattgataagagTGGATCTGGATGGGAATGGGAATGGGATCCATCCAGTATTCTACTCTGTTCATGGTTGACTGGTCAAAAGTTCTGAAGCCGTTGGATCTGAGTTTTAACCTAACAACAAAACCACCAAACCCTCCTTCTCCCCACTACTAAAACCACCCCATTTCTATTTTCCCACGCCCAGTCTCCGTCGTGTTCCGCCGTCTCCGTACCTGCTCACCACTGATACATTGACTGCTGCTCCACCACGAAGTTGCAAAATCCACGCCAGATCCACCACTGCTTCATCGGCTATTTGCTGACCACCAGATCGTCTCACCAGCGCCTCCTGAAAATACCTAGACCAACTCGATCACACAAGAGCCCCCACGAGCAACATTAGATCCACTTCCAGAGCATCACCTCCTGAAAAGCCACTGTCTTATGTACCACCTCTGTAGCTATCCTACTACCAAATACGCCGCCGCTGTTATATAGCTGGTTCAAGTCCCGCTACCTCGATTTGGCCAGGTATGCTAACAAAGAGTGCcgttgctttctttttctttcccctCCAGAAAAGCAAGACACTCTGAAAGTTAGTGTAGGTCTTCGCCgaaatgataatataaattcCCTTAGTTCGTATGATTCTGGCTGCATTGCGGTTGTGCCAAACGAGATGGAAACAACTGATATCTTTTAGTATGCTCTGGCTTTGGACCTGTGGGTTTTCTCCTGGAACTTAGAGAACTCTATTTGGTTATACCAATACCGCTGCGAAATGTATTCTGTTAAATGAATACATTAATAGAATAGTGGGCGCTCGGAGCAATTGGGGGCGGGGGGCGGTGGCGTGTTCAATTTGTTGCTTTAAAGGATCAAGCGATCAGCAAGTCTTTTAAAGGAGAGATGAGGCAGAAGCGGACTGTTCTGCACAGGGAGGGGTTGAATTTCATTGGGCTATAGTACtggatttttcaaattttgtgcTCTTGAACTTGTTGTGGGTTTCACTATTTCaatatttcttcttaaaatttaaggtTTGTTTCTTGGCATCTGACATTAAATGGCTTTTCGTTCTGTTGCTCATAACTTTTCTTCATTAGATGTTTTagtggtggggtggggtgggggaaGATAATTACTTTTGTTTGCagtatttggtaaatttttccTTGAATTTAGTTGCTTTTTGGCTAATTGTGTTtggcattttttgttcttgcaTCTCTAACATACTTCTCTGCAGTCATTGGGTCAACCTCTGATTTCTAAAGTTTTAGTTGCATAATTGCAGCCATAAGAATTCACACGCCAGAAGTTACAAGTTATAGTTAGATACCTTTTCTTTAGTTACTGGAGGCGTGCTTCGGCCGCCTGAAAAAGGGCTGATTATTGTCCGGGCTTATTAATTGGACTGAGTCAGGTGTGTTAGATGCACATACTGGATCTGTCTGAACTGGGTCAGCTACACGCCAGATTCAATGATTGGGAGCTGATGTAGGTGCTGTATGAATATTATGGAGTATTGAGACAATACGTTATCCCAATTCAGTACTTCATcaatcatttttcttataGAAACATGTCTATGTTTGAATATGGCTGTAGAAGTTTAGTTCATTTGCTATGCTAATTGTTGGATAATTCGTCATATCTGAAGCCTACACCTAATGCCCAAAACATGTAGTAATGGACTGTTGCAGCATCTTCACAGATTAGTGCTTCTGGGATTATGATGATTTTCTGTGCTTCGAaagttttgataattaaattttggatcTTACACAAGACTGCCAAATAGAGGAATGTTAACTTTAAAAGTATTTGTTGTTGCTGCTATGCCTCATGTTAATACCATGCCAAATTGAAGTATTACTTCGTTTGATGTTTGTCATGTGTGATTTGCATTaatgaagggaaaaaaaattatgttggaTGAGCAAGTTAATAGCTATCTGCTCAGCATTTTAAAGTATTAACTTTGCAATTAGGTACTGGATGGCAATGTGTAGAAGATTGGCCAAAGGGTTCCACAGTTGATCCCAGCAACAGCTAGGGTATGTATGGTATTTATGTTGTATACTCTAATTGATAATATGGGGTTACTCTGCAGTAGACAGCGCCACAATCCAGCTGATTCAGAAGAGAATGAGCAGGTCAATCCTTCCTGAAACATCCAAAACTTTCAAACCCATTCAATTGTACTGTTGCatgttattgttatttttatattaacaaagtGACATGAATTTCAGACTGCAGAAATAGATAGAAGAATTGAGCAAGAAACAAAAGCAGAAAAGCATATCCAGAAGCTCTTATTACTTGGTATGTGCTCATTGAAAATGGTGATTGATTCTGATACAGTGatcaaatttatgtaatataggGTTTATACTTGTTCAtacatttttcatcttttggTGCTTCCGTTCTGGAGGGTTTACCATTTAAAGGTACggctaatatataaaaagtcaATGCATTTATGGCCATTTTAGGTTAAAAATTCTTCACTTTCTAAATCTTCCTAGcagttttaatatataattcgaTCCTTGTCTGATTTTGGAGAGGTTCTTTTCACAATCTTTTATGACGAGTAGCatgcattaaaatttattttgataaaaacaGAGACTTTGTTCCATTGCTAATTTTGAGATATAATCTGACATTTTTCATTGTGTGCATGACTCTCTGTAAATGCCCTTATTGAAATTACTGCTATGGCACGCACATTTTAAAAGTTTCCTTATATCTTTCCTTGTGATCTTTTTCTCCCTACATATTTGACATTCACGGGATGTGTTATTTGTTTGGGTAAGGTGCTGGAGATTCTGGCAAATCCACCATTTTCAAGCAGGCAAGaagctatatttttttttctttgatgtgtATGCGTCCATATTTATTTGcaacaaataaatagatattGCCTTGAATGCCATGCAGATAAAACTTCTGTTTCAGAGTGGGTTTGATGAGGCTGAACTAAAAGGCTACATTCCTGTCATCCATGCCAATGTTTATCAGACaataaaagtatgaaatatatgaaagGGTGTGTTGGTTGTTTCCCTTTGGCATTAtggataataattatattcgtATTAACAGTTGATTCATAGGatgcataaaatattgaaatgtCATTATTGTAGGTATTGATTTACTTGGTTTGAATTGTTTCCTACAGATATTACATGATGGATCCAAGGAACTGTCTCTAAGTTTAGCAGATTCCTCAAAATTCATGATATCTGATGAAAATAAGGTCTGAGTCATTTCTCATAGCACAGACCGATTCGTCTTGATTACGTTTGTATTAGGGCACATAGGTCAAAGCAGGCAACACATATGTGAAGATTTAACAGCTCATCTGAAAGTCTCTTTTCAGGAGTAGAGATTAATATTACTTTCCTTTCTCTGTACAGAAAATTGGGGAGAAACTTTCTGAAATCGGTGGTAGGTTGGATTATCCACATCTAACTAAAGAGCTTGCACATGAGATCGAGACTCTTTGGAGAGATAATGCCATACAGGTGATTATGCTTCAATGAATTGCCTGGAGAAGTTCTGGAATTAATTGAATCTGTTCACagctttatttaattaaatgtttGATTGTGATTGGCAGGAGACATATTCCCGTGGTAATGAACTTCAAGTTCCGGATTGCACCCattattttatggaaaattTGCAAAGATTGTCAGATGCGGACTATGTTCCTACAAAGGTATGTGAAAGCATGAGAGGTTGCATATATCATCCTTATCTTTTCTCGTCATTTATATCCAGAATAAATCTTCTAGTGAAAAAAACAATATGGTGTCTGCTCTTGACAGCAAAAACTTTTACGGATCAGTATCATGTTAACTTGCAGTATGCCTTAAAAAATACTTGCAGTATGCCTTCAAGTCATTGAGAAAAGATAATTAGCAtactcttctttttattttgtggggTTAAGTTGTGTTGAAATAATACACAAGCCCAAATTAGTGGTGTGAAACAATTGCATCTTGTATGTGATAAACATTAGATCTCATCATGATTCTTGAAGATAATGGGCTTCACAtggaagaaatagaaaaataaaaaagaaaagaaaagaactatCAGATTTGACTATGTATTTTTAGATTGACTACCTACTGTCACTCGTCTCATTCTTCTTGCTGCCTTAtgtaccatatttttttttgctaatccTTTGTAAATAGTAACCCTATTGTcgtaaagttgaaaaatatatcttttcttatttctgtCATGATGTAGGAAGATGTTCTTTATGCCAGGGTTCGGACAACTGGTGTTGTAGAAATCCAGTTCAGGTGATTTCTAATTTCCTTTCCTCCCTGTAAAACGTCCTAAGCTTTTTGTTTCTGTTACCTACTTATTCTTTGTATCATCCATGGTGTTACATTATTCTTTCTCTGGTGATccaatcataattttcaaatgacAAGGAGGTAAGTAAAGTAACTGACATCTACCACGTGGACATTCCATTTCCAGGTGCTGTCAACTTATTGTAGGGTAGTATATTGGTTGGAAACTAGATGTGGACTTACAATGTTTTTTCACTGCAATtaggaattttctttttctttaaaaatgtttatgttaaagtttttattctttttaaaattagaagtGTTGAATATTGTACCAAGGGATTTTGTAtaggaaaaatagaaagaaactGGAACAGCACAATTTTCTTTACTCGCTTCTGTGGTTCTTGTTCTTTGGTGTTATCAATTCGGCATTTATGTTTGTGTCCACCTTGATAATCCATCATTGTTATGCCTCAttttccattcattttttgcTGTCAATAATGGATAGTTATGTTTTCTGCTTTGTGCATTGGCATCCTTGAAAGTGCGAGGTCCATTTCGAATGATAGAGCTTTCAAAGTAGTCTCTAATTATTTAGATGCTTGCAGCCCAGTTGGAGAGAACAAAAAAAGTGGAGAAGTATATCGGCTCTTTGATGTTGGAGGCCAgaagaatgaaagaagaaaatggattCATCTATTTGAGGGTGTTACAGCTGTGATTTTCTGTGCTGCTATAAGCGAGTATGTAAATTATTCTCTCATTTACTTTccagaagaaaaaatgatacTCGTCTGTGTTGTATGTATTCTTGTTGCAATGGTGGCAATAGTAGTTAGTGGCGCACGGCGCACAATGGCGCCAAGGGCTCCTGGAGCCATGGCGCACGGCGCGGCGCGCGTCTTTTCGAAGGTTGGcgcaaatataacaaataatctatatatctatataattagtattaaatgcgttatatatatataatatttatattgtatttataagaatCTAAACAATAGTTACCTCATCATCTTTAAGAATGCTGCATGCAGTTTTGAGTTTCATGATTTTTGGCAAAAATCTACAATAAATATCAACATCaacataaacatacaataaAATACTGTAATTAACGGTGAAGTGTGAACAGCAGCGGCAGGACAAGATGCTTATAAGTTATATGGAGGAGAAGAAGCGAACTAGAGAAGAATTAAGAAGAAGATGTGTTGGCACCTTGGCAGAGGAAGAACcgaagaagagaagagagaactGAAGAGTCAAGTGAGAACTGAATAGTCAAGACAGAACTGAAGAGtcaaattcctttttttaattagggtttacctttctttttttttaatttcatgggCCTGGGCGAGCTGCAGCCTAGCCAGCAGCCCGCTGCCCAGGCCCCTTCAGATGGCGCGCCTGGCGCGCGCCTGGGCAATGCCGAAATGGCACCCAGGCGCGTGCTACGGCGACGCCATATAGAAGGGCGTCGCCATGGACGCCGTATGGCGCGAGGGCTGCGCCTCTCATGGCGCGCTATTAACTACACTGGTATCACCATCAGATTACAGTCATCTGCAATTTGACTTTCACCATCACACCTTTGCTTTTAATCTTGGACAATATAGGACTAAGTTATATCTGCTGAGTTACCTAGGTTGATGTGGGATAATTTCGTAACATGAGTGTTGTAACTGTGGTTTAGGTATGATCAAACTCTCTTTGAGGATGATAACAAGAACCGAATGATGGAGACGAAGGAGCTCTTTGAGTGGGTTCTAAAGCAGCCTTGCTTCGAGGTTTTATCCATGACATTTTACAAGGCTGTAGGTCATAGTTGTTTATCTGATGCATCCGATAGTCACTGTATAACTTTTGCCTCTTTCTTCCGTGCAGAAAACTTCTTTCATGCTATTCCtcaacaaatttgatttatttgaaaagaaagttCTGAAAGTAAGGGcatataagatttttaattcttatgcATGAGATGACTTCCATGAGACTGCGATCACGGTGTTCTTGCATGCAGGTCCCTCTGAATGTATGTGCATGGTTCAAGGATTACCAGCCAGTTTCAACAGGAAAGCAAGAAATCGAGCATGCATATGAGTAAGCCTTTCTTGTGCCCTCGTCTAGACAATGAGAGTTGCCACATCTAATAAATTCCTTATGTAAATTACTGTTTTCCTTTTAAGATCCTCTCCGTAAGATCTGGTGTACAACAGAATGGACCATTAAAACTTATGGTCTCTGATTTCTTATTCCTGTCTCATTTGTCTCTTGATTGTTATCCTATTTTTTCATGCAAACCCGTTTCTGTTATTAGTAAAAGAGAGAAGTAAGAGGAGGGATTCCTTCATTATGCTtcctaaatatatcaatttggACACTCCCAATGTTGTGTTGACCTTGTGGGTGTTTCTAGGAGTTCAAGATGGCAACTGCAGTATGGAGCATACTTTAAATATGCAGTTGCTGGTGTCTTTGTTTCtctcttatttaattatattttttgcacTCAGGtttgtgaagaaaaaatttgagGAATTGTATTTCCAAAGCATTGCCCCTGATCGTGTGGACCGGGTCTTTAAGATCTACAGAACAACTGCCTTGGATCAGAAACTTGTGAAGAAGACTTTCAAACTGGTAGATGAGACTTTGAGAAGGCGAAATCTATTCGAAGCAGGACTATTGTGATGTCAGTGGTAACTTCAAGAACACAAGCATCGACACACCTTAAAGAGTTCAGGGTCTTGACCGCTGAGCTTCATACATCGGCCTGCTGGTTCTTTATCCAGTACATAATTTGGGTCTTTCGGCTGCTGTTGTATTTGCCTGTAATTTAGAAAAACTAGTTACTATCCTGGCTTTAGAACCAGACTTCCAAAAAGATTTTCCATACGAAGATGGATTAAGTACCGAATTAACTTTAAATTGCCTGATATTCAACATCTGTAAATGAGGTGATCTGTTGCTGTAA includes:
- the LOC105164600 gene encoding guanine nucleotide-binding protein alpha-1 subunit — protein: MVFMLYTLIDNMGLLCSRQRHNPADSEENEQTAEIDRRIEQETKAEKHIQKLLLLGAGDSGKSTIFKQIKLLFQSGFDEAELKGYIPVIHANVYQTIKILHDGSKELSLSLADSSKFMISDENKKIGEKLSEIGGRLDYPHLTKELAHEIETLWRDNAIQETYSRGNELQVPDCTHYFMENLQRLSDADYVPTKEDVLYARVRTTGVVEIQFSPVGENKKSGEVYRLFDVGGQKNERRKWIHLFEGVTAVIFCAAISEYDQTLFEDDNKNRMMETKELFEWVLKQPCFEKTSFMLFLNKFDLFEKKVLKVPLNVCAWFKDYQPVSTGKQEIEHAYEFVKKKFEELYFQSIAPDRVDRVFKIYRTTALDQKLVKKTFKLVDETLRRRNLFEAGLL